In Magnolia sinica isolate HGM2019 chromosome 12, MsV1, whole genome shotgun sequence, a single genomic region encodes these proteins:
- the LOC131219946 gene encoding uncharacterized protein LOC131219946, whose product MGFNKIPEVKREDTPSSSSSDESSYSTGTLAKKEDKPSSSVDRSTYITRTPENKEAKKSSGPLALTLLLEDGSKHGEIDSSAYSERTLAVLEQQIKKCKNNMEGLKKEMNTLKERQIKEREKQMKGLQNVVTNLLLKVRELEANDKTHLTRKGKAHLLIEAAKPSATASKEQLMSVDQLPKDSNIRKRKSSDGDQSPGKRQKK is encoded by the exons ATGGGCTTCAACAAGATACCGGAAGTGAAAAGAGAGGATACG ccttcttcttcatcatccgaTGAAAGTTCATACTCCACCGGCACACTGGCAAAGAAAGAGGATAAG CCTTCTTCATCAGTAGATAGAAGTACGTACATCACCAGAACACCAGAAAACAAAGAGGCTAAG AAATCTTCCGGTCCACTCGCACTCACCCTACTCCTTGAGGACGGGTCAAAGCATGGCGAGATTGATTCCTCCGCGTACAGTGAGAGAACGCTAGCGGTTTTG GAGCAACAAATAAAGAAGTGTAAGAATAATATGGAAGGCCTTAAAAAGGAGATGAACACTCTAAAAGAGCGACAGATAAAGGAACGTGAGAAGCAGATGAAAGGCCTTCAAAATGTGGTGACCAATCTACTGCTGAAGGTGAGAGAGCTTGAGGCCAACGACAAGACCCATCTGACTCGCAAGGGCAAGGCCCACCTACTAATAGAAGCTGCAAAGCCATCAGCTACAGCTTCCAAAGAGCAATTGATGAGCGTTGACCAGCTTCCAAAAGATTCGAACATAAGGAAAAGAAAGAGCTCAGATGGTGATCAAAGTCCTGGGAAAAGGCAAAAGAAGTAA